A portion of the Algisphaera agarilytica genome contains these proteins:
- a CDS encoding NAD-dependent epimerase/dehydratase family protein produces MKVLYVGGTGQISFDCVHESVRAGYETWVLNRGNSNAGLPAETKFITCDFEDDSAYAQIADMGFDAVCQFRVFGVDKLKRDIDLLTGKVGQYVFISTASAYHKPVWVQFITEDVPLINPHWEYSRNKADCEALLRDSQGLPWTILRPSHTSRDMLITAMGEGDLLASRMERGLPVVVPGDGTSLWTVTASTDFAPPFVKLLGNAKAIGEDFHLTSDHAYAWNTLYAALGETLGVTPDVVHVPTDTLVKFNPDWDGPLWGDKVWSAQFDNRKIKSVVGDFGCDTPLDQFMADRVAAYRERVAGAGGPKAIVAPERDALYDRIAAAQRSLGG; encoded by the coding sequence ATGAAAGTTCTCTACGTCGGCGGCACGGGGCAGATCAGCTTCGATTGCGTCCACGAGTCGGTGCGGGCGGGCTACGAGACGTGGGTGCTCAACCGCGGCAACTCCAACGCGGGGCTGCCCGCCGAGACGAAATTCATCACCTGCGACTTCGAAGACGACTCGGCCTACGCCCAGATCGCGGACATGGGTTTCGATGCTGTTTGCCAGTTCCGGGTGTTCGGCGTCGACAAGCTGAAGCGCGACATCGATCTGCTCACCGGTAAGGTAGGGCAGTACGTCTTCATCTCGACCGCGTCGGCCTACCACAAGCCGGTGTGGGTGCAGTTCATCACCGAGGACGTGCCACTGATCAACCCGCACTGGGAGTACAGCCGCAACAAGGCGGACTGCGAGGCGTTGCTGCGTGATTCGCAGGGATTGCCCTGGACGATCTTGCGTCCGAGCCATACCAGCCGTGACATGTTGATCACCGCGATGGGCGAGGGCGACTTGCTCGCGTCGCGGATGGAGCGGGGCTTGCCGGTGGTGGTGCCGGGGGACGGGACGAGTTTGTGGACGGTGACCGCATCGACCGATTTCGCCCCGCCGTTTGTGAAGCTGCTGGGCAATGCGAAAGCGATCGGCGAAGACTTCCACCTCACCAGCGATCACGCGTATGCGTGGAACACGCTGTACGCGGCGCTGGGTGAGACGCTGGGGGTGACGCCGGACGTGGTCCACGTGCCGACCGATACGCTGGTGAAGTTCAATCCCGACTGGGACGGCCCGCTATGGGGCGACAAAGTCTGGTCCGCCCAGTTCGACAACCGCAAGATCAAGTCGGTCGTGGGCGATTTCGGTTGCGACACGCCGTTGGATCAATTCATGGCCGACCGCGTCGCGGCGTATCGCGAGCGGGTTGCGGGGGCGGGTGGTCCGAAAGCCATCGTCGCCCCCGAGCGCGACGCGTTGTACGACCGCATCGCCGCGGCGCAGCGATCCCTGGGCGGGTGA
- a CDS encoding lactonase family protein codes for MTPGSEPVHVLIGSYTERLGHSVGGGPGVMLVRVDADGRLSPVGEPVMVRNASYVSVNAAGDRAYASSEIVDFNGTDDGCVTVLEVDAKNGSLRTLQQVGSQGVGPAWTRPTADGRYLLTANYLAGNAVVSALGVDGRVGEPTAILPHVGTGPDASRQEGPHPHAALTSPDGRWLYVVDLGIDEVVGYQLDADGRAKRVDAAGATLPAGTGPRHAVWSRDGNFMYVDLELSSEIAVLRYQAEDGGLWVEQVISSLASPDMHAGQASHPSEIAVSPDGKYVVVGNRGPDVLSSFAVDEASGKLSPIADTPTGKTPRNFAFCGPSLVVLAEQDAHRLTSFHFDADTGILEPTGQRLDVMSPCFVCPLPG; via the coding sequence GTGACTCCCGGCTCTGAACCCGTGCATGTGCTCATCGGCTCGTACACCGAGCGGTTGGGGCACAGCGTGGGCGGTGGGCCGGGCGTGATGCTGGTGCGTGTCGATGCGGACGGCCGACTGTCTCCCGTGGGCGAGCCGGTCATGGTGCGCAACGCGTCGTATGTCAGCGTGAACGCTGCGGGCGACCGGGCGTACGCCAGCAGCGAGATCGTGGATTTCAACGGCACCGACGATGGCTGCGTGACCGTCCTCGAAGTCGACGCAAAGAACGGCTCGCTCCGCACGCTGCAACAGGTCGGCTCGCAAGGCGTCGGGCCGGCGTGGACGCGGCCGACGGCGGATGGGCGTTACCTGCTCACCGCCAACTACCTCGCGGGCAACGCGGTGGTGTCGGCGTTGGGTGTCGACGGACGCGTCGGCGAACCTACGGCCATCCTGCCTCACGTCGGCACCGGCCCGGACGCGTCACGTCAGGAAGGACCGCACCCCCACGCGGCGCTAACCAGCCCGGACGGCCGATGGCTGTACGTCGTGGACCTGGGCATCGACGAGGTGGTGGGTTATCAACTGGACGCGGATGGCAGAGCCAAACGGGTTGATGCGGCGGGGGCGACGCTGCCCGCGGGCACCGGGCCGCGCCACGCGGTGTGGTCACGTGACGGCAACTTTATGTATGTCGACCTCGAACTCAGCAGCGAGATCGCGGTGCTGCGGTATCAGGCCGAGGACGGCGGGCTGTGGGTGGAGCAGGTGATCTCGTCGCTGGCCTCGCCGGATATGCACGCGGGGCAGGCGAGTCACCCGTCGGAGATCGCGGTCTCGCCGGACGGGAAGTATGTGGTGGTTGGCAACCGTGGGCCGGACGTGCTGTCGAGCTTTGCGGTGGACGAGGCGAGCGGGAAGTTGTCACCGATTGCGGATACGCCCACGGGCAAGACGCCGCGCAACTTCGCGTTTTGCGGGCCGTCATTGGTGGTCCTGGCCGAGCAGGATGCGCACCGCCTGACGAGTTTCCACTTCGACGCCGATACAGGCATCCTCGAACCCACCGGCCAACGCCTCGACGTCATGAGCCCGTGTTTCGTCTGCCCGCTGCCGGGCTGA
- a CDS encoding M3 family oligoendopeptidase, with translation MTTTSTPPARHFVAADFDPADWAQVEPYFKTLIERELESAEAVEQWLTDYSELSAVMSEYGSRRNIDHACHTDDEAIEKAYMHWVENIAPKLAPLGNELKKKYLDAPGLAGLNPERYDILTREWKASFELFREANVPLSTEVTKLNSEYDKTIGAMLVDYDGKTQTLQQLARYQEETDRAVRQETWELSANRRLEDREKIDQIFQDMFELREQMAKNADCENYLEYSWKSWQRFDYTPKDCEDFADAIESVIMPRIAELDEQRKAALGVDTLRPWDGSVDVKGRSPLRPFPEDDAGAMVSGAKDIFSKIEPSLAKDFATLKFGRNLDLDSRKGKRAGGFQASLAESKEPFIFMNAAGTQRDVDTMLHEAGHAFHYMWASQAEPLTFMQHAPIEFCEVASMSMELMGCDHYGVFYDHEEEAARAKRKQLEGIIRFFPWMATIDMYQHWLYSNPGHDIAARTVAWKQIAGRFTSPVLDYTGYDDVVAHRWHAQLHLFHIPFYYVEYGIAQLGALQLWLKYKNDPASALQGYRDGLTLGGTKPLPQLFEGAGIKFDFTKDTLAPLIDAVADELEKLPE, from the coding sequence ATGACCACAACCTCCACCCCGCCTGCCCGTCACTTTGTCGCCGCTGATTTCGACCCCGCCGATTGGGCGCAGGTTGAGCCGTACTTCAAAACGCTGATCGAACGTGAACTCGAATCAGCTGAAGCCGTCGAGCAGTGGCTGACCGACTACTCCGAGCTCTCCGCAGTCATGAGCGAGTACGGCAGCCGTCGCAACATCGACCACGCCTGCCACACCGACGACGAAGCGATCGAAAAAGCCTACATGCACTGGGTCGAGAACATCGCCCCCAAGCTCGCCCCCTTGGGCAACGAGCTGAAGAAGAAGTATCTCGATGCCCCGGGTTTGGCGGGCCTCAACCCCGAGCGTTACGACATCCTCACCCGCGAGTGGAAGGCGTCGTTCGAGCTGTTCCGCGAGGCGAACGTACCGCTGTCCACCGAGGTGACCAAGCTCAACAGCGAGTACGACAAGACCATCGGCGCGATGCTCGTCGACTACGACGGCAAGACCCAGACCCTGCAGCAGCTCGCCCGCTACCAGGAAGAGACCGACCGCGCGGTCCGGCAGGAAACCTGGGAGCTCTCGGCCAACCGCCGCCTCGAAGATCGCGAGAAAATCGACCAGATCTTCCAGGACATGTTCGAGCTGCGCGAGCAGATGGCCAAGAACGCGGATTGCGAGAACTACCTCGAGTATTCGTGGAAGAGCTGGCAGCGTTTCGACTACACGCCCAAAGATTGCGAAGACTTTGCCGACGCGATCGAGTCGGTAATCATGCCCCGCATTGCCGAGCTGGACGAACAGCGGAAGGCGGCGCTCGGCGTGGATACGCTTCGGCCGTGGGACGGCTCGGTGGATGTGAAGGGCCGTTCGCCGCTCCGGCCGTTCCCCGAGGACGACGCGGGCGCGATGGTGAGCGGGGCCAAGGATATCTTCAGCAAGATCGAGCCTTCGCTCGCCAAGGACTTCGCCACGCTGAAGTTCGGCCGCAACCTCGACCTCGACAGCCGCAAGGGCAAGCGGGCCGGTGGGTTCCAAGCATCTTTGGCGGAATCGAAAGAGCCGTTTATCTTCATGAATGCCGCGGGCACGCAGCGGGACGTGGACACGATGCTGCACGAGGCGGGCCACGCGTTTCATTACATGTGGGCCAGCCAGGCCGAGCCGTTGACGTTCATGCAGCACGCGCCGATCGAGTTCTGCGAAGTCGCCTCGATGTCGATGGAGCTGATGGGCTGCGACCACTACGGCGTGTTCTACGACCACGAAGAAGAAGCCGCCCGCGCCAAACGCAAACAGCTCGAAGGCATCATCCGCTTCTTCCCGTGGATGGCGACCATCGACATGTACCAGCACTGGCTCTACAGCAACCCCGGCCACGACATCGCGGCGCGGACCGTCGCCTGGAAGCAGATCGCCGGCCGATTCACCAGTCCCGTGCTCGATTACACCGGCTACGACGACGTCGTCGCCCACCGCTGGCACGCCCAGCTGCACCTGTTCCACATCCCGTTCTACTACGTTGAGTACGGCATTGCCCAACTCGGCGCACTGCAGCTCTGGCTGAAGTACAAGAACGACCCCGCGTCCGCCCTCCAAGGCTACCGCGACGGCCTAACCCTCGGCGGCACCAAGCCGCTGCCCCAACTGTTTGAAGGTGCGGGCATCAAGTTCGATTTCACCAAGGACACCCTCGCCCCGCTGATTGATGCGGTGGCTGATGAGTTGGAAAAACTGCCCGAATGA
- a CDS encoding argininosuccinate synthase, which produces MAASSDPKKIVLAYSGGLDTSVILPWLKGRYPGVKLVCFAAELGQGDELDGIEKKAYASGADEVVVKDLRKEFAEQYCFPMIRAHAVYESDYLLGTSIARPLIAKHQVMVAKQTKADAVGHGATGKGNDQVRFELTARALNPKLKIISPWKDPVFIEDGLTDRETAIDYAKKHKIPIDQTTKKIYSRDRNLWHISHEGAEIEDPATEPNWKNCLVMSVPVEKAPAKAQYVTVTFEKGNPVAVDGKDFKGAGHELIARLNNIGGQHAVGQTVLTENRLVGMKSRGVYETPGGTILYEAHKALEQLCLERDLWHEKIRLATRYAELTYNGQWFHPLREALQSFMDEANKVITGTVKVKLYKGTAMAVEADSPQSLYDPELASFAMDGYDITAARGFIDLYGLPMQVRGMRQKVKK; this is translated from the coding sequence ATGGCCGCTTCGTCCGACCCCAAGAAAATCGTCCTCGCCTACTCCGGCGGGCTCGACACCTCCGTCATCCTGCCCTGGCTCAAGGGCCGTTACCCCGGCGTGAAGCTGGTCTGTTTTGCCGCGGAACTCGGTCAGGGCGATGAGCTCGACGGCATCGAGAAGAAGGCCTACGCCAGCGGCGCGGACGAAGTCGTCGTGAAGGACCTGCGTAAAGAGTTTGCCGAGCAGTACTGCTTCCCGATGATCCGGGCCCACGCGGTGTACGAGTCGGACTACCTGCTGGGCACCTCGATCGCCCGGCCGCTGATCGCCAAGCACCAGGTCATGGTCGCCAAGCAGACCAAGGCCGACGCGGTGGGCCACGGCGCGACCGGCAAGGGCAACGACCAGGTCCGCTTCGAGCTGACCGCCCGGGCGCTTAATCCCAAGCTCAAGATCATCTCGCCGTGGAAAGACCCCGTGTTCATCGAAGACGGCCTGACCGACCGCGAGACCGCGATCGACTACGCCAAGAAGCACAAGATCCCGATCGACCAGACGACCAAGAAGATCTACTCGCGCGACCGCAACCTCTGGCACATCAGCCACGAGGGCGCCGAGATCGAAGACCCCGCCACCGAGCCGAACTGGAAGAACTGCCTGGTCATGTCCGTGCCCGTCGAGAAGGCCCCGGCCAAGGCGCAGTACGTCACCGTCACCTTCGAGAAGGGCAACCCCGTCGCGGTGGACGGTAAGGACTTCAAGGGCGCGGGCCACGAACTGATCGCCCGGCTGAACAACATCGGCGGCCAACACGCCGTCGGCCAAACTGTGCTCACCGAGAACCGCCTGGTCGGCATGAAGTCGCGCGGCGTGTACGAAACGCCCGGCGGAACGATCCTCTACGAAGCCCACAAGGCCCTCGAACAGCTCTGCCTCGAACGCGACCTGTGGCACGAGAAGATCCGCCTCGCCACGCGGTACGCCGAGCTGACCTACAACGGCCAGTGGTTCCACCCGCTCCGCGAAGCGCTGCAGTCCTTCATGGACGAGGCGAACAAGGTCATCACAGGTACCGTGAAGGTCAAGCTGTATAAGGGCACCGCGATGGCCGTCGAAGCCGACAGCCCGCAGAGCCTGTACGACCCCGAGCTCGCCAGCTTCGCGATGGACGGCTACGACATCACCGCCGCCCGCGGCTTCATCGACCTCTACGGCCTGCCCATGCAGGTCCGCGGCATGCGGCAGAAGGTCAAAAAGTAA
- a CDS encoding winged helix-turn-helix domain-containing protein, whose amino-acid sequence MTPLDYGVEDGDHTPLCVGRITVHPESYEVYVDRERVELTLTQFRLIHAMAKRPGWVVSAEQFNRRFGQPSREAPATNANIKHHIAALRRKLGPGAVQVQTVRGQGYRLTESSPTHRGEIHADQSDS is encoded by the coding sequence TTGACGCCACTTGATTATGGGGTCGAGGATGGGGACCACACGCCGCTGTGTGTGGGTCGGATCACGGTCCACCCCGAGAGCTACGAGGTCTACGTGGACCGCGAAAGGGTCGAGCTCACGCTGACCCAGTTCCGCCTGATCCACGCGATGGCCAAGCGCCCCGGCTGGGTGGTCTCGGCCGAGCAATTCAACCGCCGATTCGGCCAGCCCTCTCGAGAAGCCCCGGCGACCAACGCCAACATCAAGCATCACATCGCCGCACTGAGGCGGAAGCTCGGCCCCGGGGCCGTGCAAGTTCAGACCGTCCGCGGTCAGGGTTATCGATTGACCGAAAGTTCCCCGACGCATCGCGGAGAGATTCACGCCGATCAATCGGATTCGTAA
- a CDS encoding choice-of-anchor I family protein, translated as MQRQVKAAFATGTLAAGLVFGSAAQAQLGLTVIGSYGSGVFDSSAAEIPAYDAASQWLFVTNAASGEVDVLDLSDPTMPSKIGSISLAGSPNSVAVYNGLVAVAVEAATVTDPGQVQFFNAGDLTSAGSAVTVGALPDMLTFTPDGSKLLVANEGEPDGGVDPNGSVSIIDTNTFAVSTAGFTAFTDANTATTATLGNTPTNAVRRDPGVATLAADVEPEYIAVSEDGTTAFVTLQEANSVAVVDIATSTVTSIHALGTKDHSVAGNELDASDRDGGINITTEPVKGMFMPDAIATYNAGGVNYYITANEGDDRGEDERIKDLTLDATAFPNAATLQQDGELGRLGVSTWDGDTDGDNDFDELFSYGTRSFSIFDENGNLVFDSGDDFETITANTAGVVFNSTNDENDSEEGRSDNKGPEPEGVTLGEIDGKTYAFIGLERVGGIMVYDVTDPNAVSFEEYINPRDFSVDDADLATAVAAATGTLTSDLGSLDLGPEGLLFIAAGDNALGIPLLVVTNEVSGTTTIYAVPEPGTAAALLSVAGLGLLRRRKA; from the coding sequence ATGCAACGACAGGTCAAGGCAGCTTTCGCAACGGGAACCCTCGCCGCGGGTTTGGTTTTTGGTTCGGCGGCTCAGGCTCAGCTCGGCTTGACGGTGATCGGCAGCTACGGCTCCGGCGTCTTCGATAGCTCGGCCGCGGAGATCCCCGCCTACGACGCCGCGAGCCAGTGGCTGTTTGTCACCAACGCCGCAAGCGGCGAGGTGGATGTCCTGGACCTGTCCGACCCGACCATGCCCAGCAAGATCGGCTCGATCAGCCTCGCCGGCTCGCCCAACAGCGTCGCGGTGTACAACGGCCTGGTCGCCGTGGCCGTCGAAGCCGCCACCGTGACCGACCCCGGCCAGGTGCAGTTCTTCAACGCCGGCGACCTGACCTCGGCCGGCTCCGCGGTGACCGTCGGCGCTCTGCCCGACATGCTCACCTTCACGCCCGACGGCTCTAAGCTGCTGGTCGCCAACGAAGGCGAGCCCGACGGCGGCGTCGACCCCAACGGCTCGGTCAGCATCATCGACACCAACACCTTCGCGGTCTCCACCGCCGGCTTCACCGCCTTCACCGACGCCAACACCGCGACCACCGCGACCCTCGGCAACACGCCCACCAACGCCGTCCGCCGTGACCCGGGTGTCGCCACCCTCGCCGCCGACGTCGAGCCCGAGTACATCGCGGTCAGCGAAGACGGCACCACCGCGTTCGTCACCCTGCAGGAAGCCAACAGCGTGGCCGTGGTCGACATCGCCACCAGCACCGTCACCTCGATCCATGCCCTGGGCACCAAGGACCACAGCGTCGCGGGCAACGAGCTCGACGCCTCGGACCGCGACGGCGGCATCAACATCACCACCGAGCCGGTCAAAGGCATGTTCATGCCCGACGCCATCGCCACCTACAACGCCGGCGGCGTCAACTACTACATCACCGCCAACGAAGGCGACGACCGCGGCGAAGACGAACGCATCAAGGACCTGACCCTCGACGCCACCGCCTTCCCCAACGCCGCCACCCTGCAGCAAGACGGCGAACTCGGCCGGCTGGGCGTCTCGACCTGGGACGGCGACACCGACGGCGACAACGACTTCGACGAGCTGTTCAGCTACGGCACCCGCTCGTTCTCGATCTTCGATGAAAACGGCAACCTCGTCTTCGACTCGGGCGACGACTTCGAAACCATCACCGCCAACACCGCCGGCGTGGTCTTCAACTCGACCAACGACGAAAACGATTCGGAAGAAGGCCGCTCCGACAACAAGGGCCCCGAGCCCGAAGGCGTGACCCTCGGCGAGATCGATGGCAAGACCTACGCCTTCATCGGCCTCGAGCGTGTCGGCGGCATCATGGTCTACGACGTCACCGACCCCAACGCCGTGAGCTTTGAAGAGTACATCAACCCCCGCGACTTCAGCGTGGATGATGCCGACCTCGCCACCGCGGTCGCCGCCGCGACGGGCACGCTCACCTCGGACCTGGGCAGCCTCGACCTGGGCCCCGAGGGCCTGCTGTTCATCGCCGCGGGTGACAACGCTCTGGGCATCCCGCTGCTGGTCGTCACCAACGAAGTGAGCGGCACCACCACCATCTACGCCGTGCCCGAGCCCGGCACCGCCGCCGCTCTGCTCAGCGTCGCGGGCCTCGGTCTGCTGCGTCGCCGGAAGGCCTGA
- a CDS encoding HDOD domain-containing protein, which translates to MSQASADTELTPKAPEGAPAGSADTSSAAAIQENVQSAIKEISHIATLPEVTMKIIKLVEDPDSTAQDLNKVISNDPALGARILKVVNSAFYGLPGQIGSINRAIVLLGLNAVKNIAIAASLAKLFRGGKISNNFDARDLWQHSIATAAATRLLSNKCGLGLPDEAFLAGLIHDIGIMVEIQARRPKFIEALAMVEEQGCTLREAEFACIGATHEMFGAGLCKLWKFPVSFQYVTGFHHHPMDLAENNRTLACLTHVADHIAGKMELGFAHDVKLDAPISSEIMQHLNLNATDIDEVAEQLPEAMDEAQGIF; encoded by the coding sequence ATGTCACAAGCATCCGCCGATACCGAACTCACCCCCAAGGCTCCCGAGGGCGCTCCCGCCGGCTCGGCCGATACCAGTTCGGCCGCCGCCATCCAGGAAAACGTCCAGTCTGCGATCAAAGAGATCAGCCACATCGCCACCCTCCCCGAGGTGACGATGAAGATTATCAAGCTGGTCGAAGACCCCGACTCCACCGCCCAGGACCTCAACAAGGTCATCAGCAACGACCCCGCGCTGGGTGCCCGCATCCTCAAGGTCGTGAACTCCGCGTTCTACGGCCTGCCCGGACAGATCGGCAGCATCAACCGCGCCATCGTCCTGCTGGGCCTTAACGCCGTGAAGAATATCGCCATCGCCGCGTCGCTGGCCAAGCTGTTCCGCGGCGGCAAGATCAGCAACAACTTCGACGCCCGCGACCTGTGGCAACACTCGATCGCCACCGCCGCCGCGACGCGTCTGCTCAGCAACAAGTGCGGCCTGGGCCTGCCCGACGAGGCCTTCCTCGCAGGCCTGATCCACGACATCGGCATCATGGTCGAGATCCAAGCCCGCCGTCCGAAGTTCATCGAAGCGCTGGCCATGGTCGAAGAACAGGGCTGCACCCTGCGTGAAGCCGAGTTCGCCTGCATCGGTGCGACCCACGAGATGTTCGGGGCCGGCCTCTGCAAGCTCTGGAAGTTCCCCGTGTCCTTCCAATACGTCACCGGCTTCCACCACCACCCGATGGACCTGGCCGAGAACAACCGCACCCTCGCCTGCCTGACGCATGTGGCCGACCACATCGCTGGCAAGATGGAGCTGGGCTTCGCTCACGACGTGAAGCTCGACGCCCCCATCTCCAGCGAGATCATGCAGCACCTGAACCTGAACGCGACCGACATCGACGAAGTCGCCGAACAGCTCCCCGAAGCCATGGACGAAGCCCAAGGCATTTTCTAA
- a CDS encoding PEP-CTERM sorting domain-containing protein, with the protein MKSMFKAGALALSFAVSGAAYAQPQITVTQDVSTGGNALFTFEINANGVNYDTINFTTTATAGQFLQTETAVGVYNFVAGNDDSDILGLPTIGSGLSVLGNVDTTSEIAGTITTFGGAPTTSLNGGFAQVVFADGEPGAGQYQALFALNGDQVAAVNGSYVIPEPASLALVGLGGLAMAARRRRLA; encoded by the coding sequence ATGAAGTCTATGTTTAAAGCCGGTGCACTCGCCCTGTCGTTCGCGGTCTCCGGTGCTGCCTATGCTCAGCCCCAAATCACGGTGACCCAAGACGTCTCGACGGGCGGAAACGCGCTGTTTACCTTCGAGATCAACGCCAACGGCGTCAACTACGACACCATCAACTTCACCACCACCGCGACCGCCGGCCAGTTCCTGCAGACCGAGACCGCGGTTGGCGTGTACAACTTTGTTGCCGGTAACGATGACTCGGACATCCTGGGTCTTCCCACGATCGGCTCGGGCCTCTCGGTGCTTGGCAATGTCGATACCACCTCGGAAATCGCCGGCACCATCACCACCTTCGGTGGCGCTCCCACCACCTCGCTGAACGGCGGCTTCGCCCAAGTCGTCTTCGCCGATGGCGAGCCCGGTGCCGGTCAGTACCAGGCCCTGTTCGCTCTCAACGGTGATCAAGTGGCTGCGGTCAACGGCAGCTACGTGATCCCCGAGCCCGCCTCCCTGGCCCTGGTTGGCCTCGGTGGCCTGGCCATGGCGGCCCGCCGCCGGCGCCTCGCCTGA
- a CDS encoding type II secretion system protein has protein sequence MLATRNSNRFHAFTLIELLVVISIIALLIGILLPALGGARSEARAIACASNMRQVAIAMQGYTVESKEYLPASYYYPPNPWDGGETMSTDWNLVEQAGSNPAEGYMHWSYLLLASSGGSLALEAFACPEMERRGHPATNARDGASTPGGYTPAYAGTVDRQVDVLAYTASEIVIPRNKFFPAGSAPMQSNRQVRASEIISASETIMVTEFVDSYTGISDASGISKSHRPVNPVNGASSGTLGAGDSVAALAGDVFNGKLLWSDTSNFGLTDEATHLNPGGFLEGPNQVGRHHPGGDELGGTANFARVDGSTFRDTIAEKQWGAKFYAATGSPEFSFLGADFE, from the coding sequence ATGCTGGCGACCCGTAACTCGAACCGTTTCCACGCATTCACTTTGATCGAATTGCTTGTTGTTATTTCGATTATCGCACTTTTGATCGGAATTCTCCTTCCCGCCTTGGGGGGTGCTCGTAGCGAGGCGCGTGCGATCGCGTGTGCCTCGAACATGCGCCAGGTTGCGATTGCCATGCAGGGATACACCGTCGAATCCAAGGAGTATCTTCCCGCTTCTTACTACTACCCACCCAACCCGTGGGACGGCGGGGAAACGATGTCAACTGACTGGAACCTTGTCGAGCAGGCTGGATCAAATCCTGCAGAAGGTTATATGCACTGGTCATATCTGCTGCTTGCCAGCTCCGGCGGATCGCTTGCTCTGGAGGCATTTGCGTGCCCGGAGATGGAAAGGCGCGGCCACCCCGCTACCAACGCAAGGGACGGCGCATCTACTCCAGGCGGATACACCCCCGCCTATGCAGGAACCGTGGACCGGCAGGTGGATGTGCTGGCATACACCGCTAGCGAAATCGTGATCCCACGTAATAAATTTTTTCCTGCCGGCTCGGCTCCAATGCAGAGTAATCGACAGGTCCGCGCTTCCGAAATTATCTCGGCAAGTGAGACCATCATGGTGACAGAATTCGTTGATAGCTACACCGGCATCTCGGATGCATCCGGTATCTCCAAGAGCCACCGTCCTGTGAACCCGGTGAACGGCGCATCAAGCGGAACCCTGGGGGCTGGTGATTCGGTTGCCGCGTTGGCGGGCGATGTCTTCAACGGCAAATTGCTCTGGTCCGATACGTCGAACTTTGGTCTTACCGACGAGGCAACGCACCTGAATCCGGGCGGCTTCCTTGAGGGGCCGAACCAAGTGGGCCGCCACCACCCCGGTGGGGATGAATTGGGGGGGACGGCCAACTTTGCTCGTGTTGACGGCAGTACTTTCCGTGACACGATTGCGGAAAAGCAATGGGGCGCGAAGTTCTATGCCGCGACGGGCTCTCCGGAGTTCTCTTTCCTGGGGGCCGATTTCGAATAA